A window of the Synergistaceae bacterium genome harbors these coding sequences:
- a CDS encoding methyltransferase domain-containing protein, producing MNDLRDDFTWRLLTDSGIKKGMRVLDVGCGTGDLSFLASELVGDSGAVVGFDISENALVAARSTVEKKSLSTVKFVQADISELPDDIGIFDAIIGRRILMYLNNAAQGIDCLLPHLTATGKMVFQESDCMASSFCALSMPLHTRVQSWIWDTVAKEGGDIHIGRRLYSLMKNAKLKILQIRAEAILHTCESGSDLGWVAKIMAPRMISHGVVTAEEMDTDALEDRLQLELSDSDTPFIRDMAFGVCAGKRFDQS from the coding sequence ATCAAAAAAGGTATGCGGGTTCTGGATGTAGGGTGCGGCACAGGCGATTTGAGTTTTTTGGCATCGGAGCTTGTGGGGGATAGTGGAGCAGTGGTAGGATTTGACATTTCTGAAAATGCCCTGGTCGCAGCGAGAAGTACAGTAGAGAAAAAAAGCCTCTCAACAGTAAAATTTGTACAGGCGGATATATCCGAACTGCCCGACGACATCGGTATATTTGACGCGATAATTGGCCGCAGGATTTTGATGTACCTAAACAATGCAGCCCAAGGTATTGATTGCCTGCTTCCTCATTTAACGGCGACCGGGAAAATGGTTTTCCAGGAAAGCGATTGCATGGCATCTTCTTTTTGTGCTCTATCAATGCCGTTGCATACAAGGGTGCAGTCGTGGATATGGGATACCGTGGCAAAAGAGGGGGGCGATATCCATATCGGGAGACGGTTGTATTCTCTTATGAAAAACGCAAAACTAAAGATATTGCAAATACGCGCAGAGGCAATTTTGCACACATGCGAATCCGGTAGTGATTTGGGATGGGTCGCCAAAATTATGGCGCCTCGTATGATTTCGCACGGTGTTGTGACCGCAGAAGAAATGGATACTGACGCCTTGGAAGATAGACTTCAATTAGAACTGAGCGATAGCGATACTCCTTTTATTCGGGACATGGCCTTTGGTGTATGCGCAGGAAAACGTTTTGATCAGTCTTGA